A stretch of the Streptomyces sp. WMMB303 genome encodes the following:
- a CDS encoding LysR family transcriptional regulator: MLTERHLEIFVALAEEGHFGDAAQRVGITQPPLSQALRRLEALLGVRLFDRGRAVSLTPEGALLLPHARRALTALAELRENGAREHADGQRLRLGLPPELPPPLGAALAAAPVRAGVSGRVSVLTAPTAALLADVSAGRLDLAVVRHPAVLHGPAAGPVALLPTWLLAPGGTDGPGVRQLPYAVRPRAEAPAAHDLFLDTLAGRGRRVETVVVSDERAGLALAAAGQAVLVTADSELRADGVVRQPTTAPALPLRLRVVWDARRLAAAGADAAAEVLVEALAAGRTVREGGR, encoded by the coding sequence ATGCTGACGGAGCGGCATCTGGAGATCTTCGTCGCGCTCGCGGAAGAGGGACACTTCGGCGACGCCGCACAGCGCGTGGGCATCACCCAGCCGCCGCTTTCGCAGGCTCTGCGACGACTGGAGGCGCTGCTGGGAGTGCGGCTCTTCGACCGGGGGCGCGCGGTGTCCCTGACCCCGGAAGGCGCGCTGCTGCTCCCGCACGCGCGCCGCGCCCTGACCGCACTGGCCGAACTGCGGGAGAACGGGGCGCGGGAGCACGCGGACGGGCAGCGCCTCCGGCTCGGTCTGCCGCCCGAACTGCCGCCCCCGCTCGGCGCCGCGCTCGCCGCGGCCCCGGTCCGGGCCGGTGTCAGCGGCCGGGTCTCGGTGCTGACCGCGCCGACGGCCGCCCTGCTGGCGGACGTCTCCGCGGGACGGCTGGATCTGGCCGTGGTGCGCCACCCCGCCGTTCTGCACGGGCCGGCCGCGGGACCGGTGGCGCTGCTGCCGACCTGGCTGCTGGCCCCCGGCGGTACCGACGGCCCGGGGGTCCGGCAGTTGCCGTACGCCGTCCGTCCGCGGGCTGAAGCGCCCGCCGCACACGACCTGTTCCTGGACACGCTGGCGGGGCGGGGGCGGCGGGTGGAGACGGTGGTCGTCTCGGACGAACGGGCCGGACTCGCCCTGGCAGCCGCCGGGCAGGCCGTACTGGTCACCGCGGACTCCGAACTGCGGGCCGACGGTGTCGTGCGGCAGCCGACCACCGCTCCGGCGCTGCCGCTGCGGCTGCGTGTGGTGTGGGACGCGCGGCGGCTGGCGGCGGCCGGCGCGGACGCGGCGGCCGAAGTGCTGGTGGAGGCGTTGGCCGCCGGGCGAACGGTTCGGGAGGGCGGGCGATGA
- a CDS encoding serine hydrolase, producing the protein MSPASGKGVERTLRGMFEDAGVRGWLHVAELRRPSARVTVDADGFALMGSVYKVPLMVAYCRQVDAGALDPRQRLTLPPGDRLPGPTGLSLLRDEVSMSLRDLVVMMMSISDNAAADAVLRQVGTAAVEETCAALGLSRTRLDGGAAGSLARLLAETGAESVEAALARIADNDRAVPPGVYDPAWAAATTPAELAALLRAVWLDEAASPGSCAFMRATMGLQPWQHRLAAGFPYDEVAVYGKTGTFGAMRHEAGVVELADGRGYTAVVFTQAARADRRLPRADAVIGAAARTAVEHLRGDE; encoded by the coding sequence ATGAGCCCGGCCTCGGGCAAGGGCGTGGAGCGCACGCTGCGGGGGATGTTCGAGGACGCCGGGGTGCGCGGCTGGCTGCATGTGGCCGAACTGCGCCGCCCCTCGGCCCGGGTGACGGTCGACGCGGACGGCTTCGCGCTGATGGGCTCGGTCTACAAGGTGCCGCTCATGGTGGCCTACTGCCGGCAGGTGGACGCGGGCGCACTCGACCCGCGGCAGCGCCTCACGCTGCCCCCCGGGGACCGGCTTCCCGGGCCGACCGGTCTCTCCCTGCTGCGGGACGAGGTGTCGATGTCCCTGCGCGATCTGGTCGTCATGATGATGAGCATCTCGGACAACGCGGCGGCCGACGCCGTGCTGCGGCAGGTCGGTACCGCGGCGGTCGAGGAGACCTGCGCGGCGCTCGGGCTCTCCCGCACCCGGTTGGACGGCGGCGCCGCCGGATCCCTGGCGCGGCTGCTCGCGGAGACCGGCGCGGAGTCGGTGGAGGCGGCCCTGGCCCGGATCGCCGACAACGACCGGGCGGTGCCGCCGGGCGTCTACGACCCCGCGTGGGCGGCCGCGACCACCCCGGCGGAGCTCGCCGCACTGCTGCGCGCCGTCTGGCTGGACGAGGCCGCCTCCCCCGGCAGTTGCGCCTTCATGCGCGCCACGATGGGGCTCCAGCCCTGGCAGCACCGGCTCGCGGCAGGCTTCCCCTACGACGAGGTGGCGGTGTACGGCAAGACGGGGACGTTCGGCGCGATGCGGCATGAGGCCGGCGTGGTCGAACTGGCCGACGGGCGCGGATACACGGCTGTCGTCTTCACGCAGGCCGCGCGCGCGGACCGCAGGCTGCCCCGCGCGGACGCGGTCATCGGTGCCGCCGCCCGCACCGCTGTCGAGCACTTGCGCGGCGACGAGTAG
- a CDS encoding SigB/SigF/SigG family RNA polymerase sigma factor, which translates to MKTTQIRTTEDDSPIVAPDQGGSDPFPAEDAAASHSPRGGVTSDEADPSTSARTPRRTHHDAPDTAADFAALAKLPEDCPERRRLQDCVVTAWLPMAHRLARKFRNRGESLEDLEQVAALALVKSVERYDPARGNAFETFAIPTIYGELKRHFRDNMWEIHVPRRVQDLRNRVRASLRELELTSSGRSPTVAELAAHSGLSEEDILTGMEALQCFNSLSLDAPVASEAGGGGDGGDGAICLMDTLSSDEGGYDHVVDREAVRSCLCRLPEREQRLLYLRFFRELTQSQIARRLGVSQMHVSRLLAAACRRVREEIEEREDEDSNARPPRAAA; encoded by the coding sequence ATGAAGACCACGCAGATTCGCACCACCGAGGACGACAGCCCCATCGTCGCCCCGGACCAGGGCGGCAGCGACCCCTTCCCGGCCGAGGACGCCGCGGCGTCCCACAGCCCTCGGGGCGGAGTCACCTCCGACGAGGCCGACCCGTCCACCTCGGCCCGCACCCCCCGTCGTACCCATCACGACGCGCCCGACACCGCGGCCGACTTCGCCGCGCTGGCGAAACTGCCCGAAGACTGCCCCGAGCGCCGTCGGCTCCAGGACTGCGTGGTCACGGCGTGGCTGCCGATGGCACACCGGCTGGCCCGCAAGTTCCGCAACCGCGGCGAGTCGCTCGAAGACCTCGAGCAGGTGGCCGCGCTCGCGCTGGTCAAGTCCGTCGAGCGCTACGACCCCGCCCGGGGCAACGCCTTCGAGACCTTCGCCATCCCCACCATCTACGGCGAGCTCAAGCGCCATTTCCGGGACAACATGTGGGAGATCCACGTCCCGCGCCGCGTCCAGGACCTGCGCAACCGCGTCCGCGCGAGCCTGCGGGAGCTGGAGCTGACCTCGTCCGGGCGCTCCCCGACCGTCGCCGAGCTGGCGGCCCACAGCGGCCTCTCCGAGGAGGACATCCTCACCGGGATGGAAGCCCTCCAGTGCTTCAACTCGCTCTCCCTGGACGCACCGGTCGCCTCCGAGGCCGGTGGCGGAGGCGACGGCGGAGACGGGGCGATCTGCCTGATGGACACCCTCAGCTCCGACGAGGGCGGCTACGACCACGTCGTCGACCGTGAGGCGGTCCGCTCCTGCCTGTGCCGCCTCCCCGAGCGCGAGCAGCGCCTGCTGTATCTGCGCTTCTTCCGCGAGCTCACCCAGTCGCAGATAGCCCGTCGGCTGGGCGTCTCGCAGATGCACGTCTCCCGCCTGCTCGCGGCGGCCTGCCGGCGGGTGCGCGAGGAGATCGAGGAGCGGGAGGACGAGGACAGCAACGCCCGCCCGCCGCGCGCCGCCGCCTGA
- a CDS encoding DUF6480 family protein, with protein sequence MSYTNPDPDPDTTTGLEAGGEVPPGETPPAEGSTSESGPFEKHNPATGWSVVPVVLITLVVVAVLLFFVGYLVELQ encoded by the coding sequence ATGAGCTACACCAACCCTGACCCCGATCCGGACACCACCACCGGTCTGGAGGCCGGTGGCGAGGTGCCGCCCGGCGAGACACCGCCGGCGGAGGGCAGCACATCGGAGTCCGGTCCCTTCGAGAAGCACAACCCCGCCACCGGCTGGAGCGTCGTGCCGGTCGTGCTCATCACCCTCGTCGTCGTCGCCGTGCTGCTGTTCTTCGTGGGCTACCTGGTCGAGTTGCAGTAG
- a CDS encoding IclR family transcriptional regulator, whose product MGRLVPAVTRALDILELFLERDGPLSAPDIVRGLGLPRTTVHELVGTLTARSYLEPVPGRAGHYRLGVRAYQLGSRYAEQLDLAAEGQQVARAVAESCQETVHVAILEDTDVIYVAKVDSTQAVRMVSAAGRRLPAHCTAVGKMLLASLPAEELAARLPDGAGLRAMTPSSVTDVAALRKELEQVAERGFAVEESESNTDVSCVAAPVRDRSGRVVAALSVSVPLIRWNRERGDELAELARRGAGRLSERLGHPGR is encoded by the coding sequence ATGGGACGGCTCGTGCCCGCGGTGACCAGGGCGCTGGACATTCTGGAGCTGTTCCTGGAGCGGGACGGCCCGCTGTCGGCACCCGACATCGTGCGCGGGCTGGGCCTGCCCCGCACCACCGTGCACGAGCTGGTCGGCACCCTGACAGCCCGCTCCTACCTGGAGCCGGTGCCCGGCCGAGCGGGCCACTACCGGCTGGGCGTGCGGGCCTACCAGCTCGGCAGCCGGTACGCCGAGCAGCTCGACCTGGCGGCCGAGGGGCAGCAGGTGGCCCGCGCGGTGGCCGAGAGCTGCCAGGAGACGGTGCATGTGGCGATCCTGGAGGACACCGACGTCATCTACGTCGCGAAGGTGGACTCGACCCAGGCCGTGCGCATGGTCTCGGCCGCGGGCCGCCGACTGCCCGCGCACTGCACCGCCGTCGGCAAGATGCTGCTCGCCTCCCTGCCCGCCGAGGAGCTCGCCGCGCGGCTGCCCGACGGGGCCGGACTGCGTGCCATGACGCCCAGCAGCGTCACCGACGTGGCGGCGCTGCGGAAAGAACTGGAGCAGGTCGCCGAGCGCGGGTTCGCCGTCGAGGAGAGCGAGTCGAACACCGACGTGAGCTGCGTGGCCGCGCCCGTCCGCGACCGCTCCGGCCGGGTGGTGGCGGCGCTGTCGGTCTCCGTGCCGCTGATCCGCTGGAACCGGGAGCGCGGGGACGAGCTCGCGGAACTGGCCCGGCGCGGCGCCGGGCGGCTGTCGGAGCGGCTGGGGCACCCGGGGCGGTGA
- a CDS encoding SMP-30/gluconolactonase/LRE family protein, giving the protein MRAETAVPATAVLGEGPTWDAAAGRLIWVDILASRVHTFDPVTGGRTVLATEQHVGAAKPRAGGGLVVNLRDGIGLYDAAGRFRWLRHEAVPGRRGNDAAVAPDGALWAGTMRYDEAPGGGALARFAPDGRAGTVLAGVTVSNGTGWSPDGRRLYYVDSPTRRLDVFDIREDGLPTGRRPLAEVEPGAGYPDGLTVDADGCVWVALWDGGAVRRYTPGGALDRVVELPVRRPTACAFGGAGLRDLYITTARAGLAAPRQPAGSLLVLRDAGRGLCGPPFAG; this is encoded by the coding sequence ATGCGAGCCGAGACCGCCGTGCCCGCGACTGCCGTGCTCGGCGAGGGCCCCACCTGGGACGCGGCCGCCGGGCGGCTGATCTGGGTGGACATTCTCGCCTCCCGGGTGCACACCTTCGACCCCGTGACGGGCGGGCGCACCGTGCTGGCCACCGAGCAGCACGTGGGCGCGGCCAAGCCGCGCGCGGGCGGTGGGCTGGTCGTCAACCTGCGGGACGGGATCGGGCTGTACGACGCGGCGGGCCGCTTCCGCTGGCTGCGTCACGAGGCGGTGCCCGGCCGCCGGGGCAACGACGCGGCCGTCGCCCCCGACGGCGCGCTGTGGGCGGGCACGATGCGCTACGACGAGGCGCCGGGCGGCGGCGCCCTCGCGCGGTTCGCGCCGGACGGCCGGGCCGGCACCGTGCTGGCGGGCGTCACCGTCTCCAACGGAACCGGCTGGAGCCCCGACGGGCGGCGGTTGTACTACGTCGACAGCCCCACCCGGCGCCTGGACGTGTTCGACATCCGGGAGGACGGGCTGCCCACCGGACGGCGCCCGCTGGCGGAGGTCGAGCCGGGCGCGGGCTACCCCGACGGACTGACCGTGGACGCGGACGGATGCGTGTGGGTGGCGCTGTGGGACGGGGGCGCGGTGCGGCGCTACACGCCCGGAGGCGCGCTGGACCGGGTGGTGGAGCTGCCGGTGCGGCGGCCCACCGCCTGCGCCTTCGGCGGCGCCGGGCTGCGCGATCTGTACATCACCACGGCCCGCGCCGGGCTCGCCGCACCCCGGCAGCCGGCCGGTTCGCTGCTGGTCCTCCGCGACGCGGGGCGGGGGCTGTGCGGGCCGCCCTTCGCCGGGTGA
- the mmsB gene encoding multiple monosaccharide ABC transporter permease yields MTTTTEPTDAPPSAQGTARSAASLLLENVRGHMRQYGMLTALVFIIVLFQIWTDGTLLLPNNVSNLIQQNGYILILAMGMMIVIIAGHIDLSVGSLVAFVGAMAAVMMVEHGMPWVPALILSLLIGAVAGAWQGFFIAYVGIPSFIVTLAGMLLFRGLTQIVLGGQSLSPFPTGFQNLAKGFIPEMGPYTQYHNPTLVIGLIAIVLLLLRERRDRRRQLRYELEVLPTTLWVAKCVALVAAVLAFTLTLASFHGVPVVMLVMCALLIGLGYVMRNAVVGRHVYALGGNKAAAKLSGVKDQRVTFLVFVNMGVLAALAGCVYAARLNSGTPQAGLNFELEAIAASFIGGASMSGGVGTVVGAVIGGLVLGVLNNGMSLVGIGTDYQQVIKGLVLLAAVGFDVWNKRRAGR; encoded by the coding sequence ATGACCACCACGACCGAACCCACCGACGCCCCGCCCTCCGCGCAGGGGACCGCCCGGTCGGCGGCTTCCCTGCTGTTGGAGAACGTACGCGGCCACATGCGGCAGTACGGCATGCTCACGGCGCTCGTCTTCATCATCGTGCTGTTCCAGATATGGACGGACGGCACGCTGCTGCTGCCGAACAACGTCTCCAACCTGATCCAGCAGAACGGCTACATCCTCATCCTGGCCATGGGCATGATGATCGTCATCATCGCCGGTCACATCGACCTCTCCGTCGGCTCGCTGGTGGCCTTCGTCGGCGCCATGGCCGCGGTGATGATGGTCGAGCACGGCATGCCGTGGGTTCCGGCGCTGATCCTTTCGCTGCTGATCGGCGCCGTCGCCGGGGCGTGGCAGGGATTCTTCATCGCCTATGTCGGCATCCCCTCCTTCATCGTGACGCTCGCCGGGATGCTGCTCTTCCGCGGACTGACCCAGATCGTGCTGGGCGGCCAGTCCCTCTCGCCCTTCCCCACCGGCTTCCAGAACCTCGCCAAGGGCTTCATCCCGGAGATGGGCCCCTACACCCAGTACCACAACCCCACGCTGGTGATCGGGCTGATCGCCATCGTCCTGCTGCTGCTGCGCGAGCGGCGCGACCGCAGGCGGCAACTGCGGTACGAGCTGGAGGTGCTGCCCACCACGCTGTGGGTCGCCAAGTGCGTGGCCCTGGTCGCCGCCGTGCTCGCCTTCACCCTGACGCTCGCCAGCTTCCACGGGGTGCCCGTGGTGATGCTGGTGATGTGCGCGCTGCTGATCGGGCTCGGCTACGTGATGCGCAACGCCGTCGTCGGCCGGCACGTCTACGCGCTCGGCGGAAACAAGGCCGCCGCCAAACTCTCCGGCGTCAAGGACCAGCGCGTCACCTTCCTCGTCTTCGTCAACATGGGCGTCCTCGCCGCGCTGGCCGGGTGCGTCTACGCCGCCCGGCTCAACTCCGGCACCCCGCAGGCCGGCCTCAACTTCGAACTGGAGGCCATCGCCGCGTCCTTCATCGGCGGCGCCTCCATGAGCGGCGGCGTCGGTACCGTGGTGGGCGCGGTCATCGGCGGACTCGTCCTCGGCGTGCTCAACAACGGCATGTCCCTGGTCGGGATCGGCACCGACTACCAGCAGGTCATCAAGGGGCTGGTGCTGCTGGCCGCGGTCGGGTTCGACGTCTGGAACAAGCGCCGGGCCGGCCGCTGA
- the mmsA gene encoding multiple monosaccharide ABC transporter ATP-binding protein, whose product MRGITKTFPGVTALSEVNLTVRPGEIHAVCGENGAGKSTLMKVLSGVHPHGSYQGRISFRGEPVAFKDVRASEQCGIVIIHQELALVPFLSIAENIFLGNEQRAGRGFVDWGATMRQAAGLLRRVGLRENPQTPVADLGVGKQQLVEIAKALSKQVELLILDEPTAALNDEDSATLLALIRELREQGIASIVISHKLGEIRRIADTVTILRDGRTIETLPVRAHPGDAPELSEDRIIRGMVGRDLDHRFPDRTRYRGEHSTALEVSGWTVRHPVDQQRKVVDDVSLTVRRGEIVGLAGLMGAGRTELAMSVFGRSYGRYESGTVRIDGREVRTRTVPAAIGAGLAYVTEDRKQYGLNLIDTINRNISLASLSGLARHGVVDEHRESSVAERYRTSMNIKAPTVHEQVGRLSGGNQQKVVLGKWIHADPEVLILDEPTRGIDVGAKYEIYTVIDELAAQGKAVLFISSELPELLGMCDRVYTMAEGRLTAEVARADATQEVLMRHMTRNRS is encoded by the coding sequence ATGCGGGGGATCACCAAGACCTTCCCCGGCGTCACGGCACTCAGCGAGGTCAACCTGACCGTGCGCCCCGGGGAGATCCACGCCGTCTGCGGGGAGAACGGTGCGGGCAAGTCGACGCTGATGAAGGTGCTCAGCGGGGTCCACCCGCACGGCAGCTACCAGGGCCGGATCAGCTTCCGGGGCGAGCCGGTCGCCTTCAAGGACGTCCGCGCCAGCGAGCAGTGCGGCATCGTCATCATCCACCAGGAGCTGGCGCTGGTGCCGTTCCTGTCCATCGCCGAGAACATCTTCCTCGGCAACGAGCAGCGCGCCGGGCGCGGGTTCGTGGACTGGGGCGCCACCATGCGGCAGGCGGCCGGACTGCTGCGCCGAGTGGGTCTGCGGGAGAACCCGCAGACCCCCGTCGCCGATCTCGGCGTCGGCAAGCAGCAACTGGTCGAGATCGCCAAGGCGCTGTCCAAGCAGGTGGAGCTGCTCATCCTGGACGAGCCCACCGCCGCGCTCAACGACGAGGACAGCGCCACCCTGCTCGCCCTCATCCGGGAGCTGCGCGAGCAGGGCATCGCCAGCATCGTCATCTCGCACAAGCTGGGCGAGATCCGCCGGATCGCCGACACCGTCACCATCCTGCGCGACGGCCGTACGATCGAGACGCTTCCGGTCCGGGCGCACCCGGGCGACGCCCCGGAACTGTCCGAGGACCGCATCATCCGGGGCATGGTCGGCCGCGATCTCGACCACCGTTTCCCGGACCGCACCCGGTACCGCGGCGAGCACAGCACCGCGCTGGAGGTGTCCGGGTGGACCGTGCGGCACCCCGTCGACCAGCAGCGCAAGGTCGTCGACGATGTGTCGCTGACGGTGCGCCGCGGTGAGATCGTCGGGCTGGCCGGGCTGATGGGCGCGGGCCGAACCGAGCTGGCGATGTCCGTCTTCGGCCGCTCCTACGGGCGCTACGAGTCCGGCACGGTGCGGATCGACGGCCGCGAGGTGCGCACCAGGACCGTCCCCGCCGCGATCGGTGCGGGCCTGGCGTATGTCACCGAGGACCGCAAGCAGTACGGCCTCAACCTCATCGACACCATCAACCGCAACATCTCGCTGGCCTCGTTGAGCGGGCTGGCCCGGCACGGTGTGGTCGACGAGCACCGCGAGAGTTCCGTCGCGGAGCGCTACCGCACCTCCATGAACATCAAGGCGCCCACCGTGCACGAGCAGGTCGGCCGGCTCTCCGGCGGCAACCAGCAGAAGGTCGTGCTCGGCAAGTGGATCCACGCCGACCCCGAGGTGCTGATCCTCGACGAGCCGACCCGGGGGATCGACGTGGGCGCCAAGTACGAGATCTACACCGTCATCGACGAACTCGCCGCGCAGGGCAAGGCGGTGCTCTTCATCTCCTCCGAGCTGCCCGAACTGCTGGGGATGTGCGACCGCGTCTACACCATGGCCGAGGGCCGGCTCACGGCCGAGGTCGCCCGCGCGGACGCCACCCAGGAGGTCCTGATGCGCCACATGACCCGGAACAGAAGCTGA
- the chvE gene encoding multiple monosaccharide ABC transporter substrate-binding protein — MRTRRRRTAVSAVLAATLVAALASCGQEARGGSRYQPDKGKGGTIGLAMPTKSSERWIADGRNMAEQFRKAGYKTDLQYGDDKVENQVAQIENMITKGHRLLVVAAIDGSALTNVLRRAADAHIPVISYDRLILGTKNVDYYASFDNERVGELQGQYILDRLGLEKPDEDADEHYTIELFAGSPDDNNTKYFWNGALKKLRPFLKTGQLVVRSKQTKMNQATTLRWDGGKAQKRMDDLISKNYGSTDVDAVLSPYDGISIGIISALKSAGYGSKRHPLPVVTGQDAELASVKSIVAGEQTQTVFKDTRKLAKQAVRMGDALLNDKKVEVNNTTDYDNGKKVVPAYLLKPVSVDKSNTQLLVDEGYFTEGQLK; from the coding sequence ATGCGCACCCGCAGACGCCGTACCGCCGTCTCCGCGGTACTGGCCGCCACGCTCGTCGCCGCACTGGCCTCCTGCGGCCAGGAAGCGCGCGGCGGCAGCCGCTACCAGCCGGACAAGGGCAAGGGCGGCACGATCGGCCTGGCCATGCCCACCAAGTCGTCCGAGCGGTGGATAGCCGACGGCAGGAACATGGCCGAGCAGTTCCGCAAGGCCGGGTACAAGACCGACCTGCAGTACGGGGACGACAAGGTCGAGAACCAGGTCGCCCAGATCGAGAACATGATCACCAAGGGCCACCGGCTGCTGGTCGTCGCCGCCATCGACGGCTCGGCACTCACCAACGTCCTCAGGCGGGCCGCCGACGCCCACATCCCGGTCATCTCCTACGACCGGCTCATCCTCGGCACGAAGAACGTCGACTACTACGCGTCCTTCGACAACGAGCGCGTCGGCGAACTCCAGGGCCAGTACATTCTCGACCGGCTCGGACTGGAGAAACCGGACGAGGACGCCGACGAGCACTACACCATCGAGCTGTTCGCCGGCTCCCCGGACGACAACAACACCAAGTACTTCTGGAACGGCGCGCTGAAGAAACTGCGGCCCTTCCTGAAGACCGGACAACTGGTGGTGCGCAGCAAGCAGACGAAGATGAACCAGGCGACCACCCTGCGCTGGGACGGCGGAAAAGCGCAGAAGCGGATGGACGACCTGATCAGCAAGAACTACGGCAGCACCGACGTGGACGCGGTCCTCTCGCCCTACGACGGCATCTCCATCGGCATCATCTCCGCGCTCAAGAGCGCCGGCTACGGCAGCAAACGCCATCCGCTGCCCGTGGTCACCGGTCAGGACGCCGAGCTGGCCTCGGTGAAGTCCATCGTGGCCGGGGAGCAGACCCAGACCGTCTTCAAGGACACCCGCAAGCTGGCCAAGCAGGCCGTGCGGATGGGCGACGCGCTGCTCAACGACAAGAAGGTCGAGGTCAACAACACCACCGACTACGACAACGGCAAGAAGGTCGTGCCCGCCTACCTGCTCAAACCGGTCTCCGTCGACAAGTCGAACACCCAGCTCCTGGTCGACGAGGGCTACTTCACCGAGGGGCAGCTCAAGTGA
- a CDS encoding alcohol dehydrogenase catalytic domain-containing protein has translation MTAATTGAVDGRAVVLEAPGTVRLVPHTPRPPGPGEAQVRVHAAGICGSDRELHQGNRPAPYARYPVTPGHEWSGTVEAVGDGVPGELVGRKVVGEGFRNCQLCDRCRTGETTLCTAGYAETGFTEPGAMAPTLTLPARLLHPLPDDADLTAAALLEPAACAAAAALRARVRAGDRVAVVGDGTLGMLAVRLLAAGSPAELLVTGARPGRAELAAGFGATGYRHHRETAGLGGYDTVVEAAGVPGAARQAAGLLRRGGRLVLTGIPPAGAAELDPAALVLGALRVDTVFGAPPAAWAHAVRAFARGLLDPLPLVTHRLPVTEFEQAVALVADGDPAVGKVLLRP, from the coding sequence GTGACCGCCGCGACCACCGGAGCCGTCGACGGCCGCGCCGTCGTCCTGGAGGCCCCCGGCACCGTCCGCCTCGTCCCGCACACCCCGCGGCCGCCCGGCCCCGGCGAGGCACAGGTCCGCGTGCACGCCGCCGGGATCTGCGGCAGCGACCGCGAGCTGCACCAGGGCAACCGCCCCGCGCCGTACGCGCGCTATCCGGTGACGCCCGGTCACGAGTGGTCGGGCACCGTCGAGGCGGTCGGCGACGGGGTGCCCGGCGAACTGGTGGGCCGCAAGGTGGTGGGGGAGGGGTTCCGCAACTGCCAGCTGTGCGACCGCTGCCGCACCGGTGAGACCACGCTGTGCACCGCCGGGTACGCCGAGACCGGCTTCACCGAGCCCGGCGCCATGGCTCCCACCCTCACCCTCCCGGCCCGGCTGCTGCACCCGCTGCCGGACGACGCCGATCTGACCGCGGCGGCCCTCCTGGAACCCGCCGCCTGCGCAGCGGCCGCCGCGCTGCGTGCCCGCGTCCGCGCCGGGGACCGGGTGGCCGTCGTCGGGGACGGCACCCTGGGGATGCTCGCGGTCCGGCTGCTGGCCGCCGGCTCGCCCGCGGAGTTGCTGGTGACCGGTGCCCGCCCCGGGCGCGCGGAGCTCGCAGCCGGGTTCGGCGCCACCGGCTACCGGCACCACCGGGAGACCGCGGGGCTCGGCGGCTACGACACCGTGGTCGAGGCGGCGGGGGTGCCCGGTGCCGCCCGGCAGGCGGCCGGGCTGCTGCGGCGCGGCGGACGGCTGGTGCTCACCGGTATCCCGCCCGCCGGCGCTGCGGAACTCGACCCCGCCGCCCTCGTCCTGGGCGCGTTGCGGGTGGACACCGTCTTCGGCGCCCCGCCCGCCGCCTGGGCGCACGCGGTGCGCGCCTTCGCCCGCGGACTGCTGGATCCGCTGCCGCTGGTCACCCACCGGCTGCCGGTGACGGAGTTCGAGCAGGCCGTCGCCCTCGTGGCCGACGGCGATCCCGCGGTGGGCAAGGTGCTGCTGCGCCCCTGA